One Prinia subflava isolate CZ2003 ecotype Zambia chromosome 8, Cam_Psub_1.2, whole genome shotgun sequence DNA window includes the following coding sequences:
- the PIGW gene encoding phosphatidylinositol-glycan biosynthesis class W protein has product MSQKQLKEAFISNLNGTSLLEISAGLCLPPLCLLCRGLLLILYHLHHGKPVSSRRYSLLLDFLVLVSPLVFSCTVLSSVIFFIPVILAAFCAGIFSKIYSQRKREARASFGQIVGEFQEACLAPECIPAITVFRVYVNVLTAISILAVDFPQYPRRYAKAETYGTGAMDLGVGAFVFGNALVCPEVQQQAHRTQPRLSRQVFSVWPLVALGAGRLLSVKSIEYHEHTSEYGVHWNFFFTLALVRLAASLLLATFPKHRVWLVALALAVLYQLLLSTTSLKAFILHGSDGRDSRLGFLDANREGLLSFCGYLAIYLASVQVGLWLQGRRSSVRGWLQALRGLALPLVGLWVLLQLCQACGEPVSRRLANLPFCTWVLAHCLLLLALFVLADLALVFTKLLVRGSSVPCCWKVVQPPDPRGKRGMEAVPVGGQDGLSQLCLISAINKNQLLFFLLANLMTGAVNILIDTIHSKAAFTLCILHLYMFLNCLIMYILHARNVVLKFW; this is encoded by the coding sequence atgTCCCAAAAACAGCTGAAAGAAGCCTTTATCAGCAACCTAAACGGAACGAGTTTGCTGGAAatttctgcagggctgtgcctgcctccgctgtgcctgctctgcagagggctCCTCCTGATCCTGTACCACCTGCACCACGGCAAACCTGTGAGCTCCAGGAGGTACAGCCTGCTGCTAGACTTCCTGGTGCTGGTGTCCCCTCTCGTCTTCTCCTGCACTGTCTTGTCTTCAGTCATCTTTTTCATCCCAGTTATCCTCGCCGCCTTCTGCGCCggaatattttccaaaatatacAGCCAGAGAAAACGGGAGGCCAGGGCGTCCTTTGGACAAATTGTGGGAGAATTCCAGGAGGCATGCTTGGCTCCCGAGTGCATTCCAGCGATAACTGTATTCCGTGTCTATGTCAACGTGCTGACAGCCATCAGCATTCTGGCCGTGGACTTCCCGCAGTACCCCCGGCGATACGCCAAGGCCGAGACCTACGGCACCGGCGCCATGGATCTGGGGGTGGGAGCCTTTGTGTTTGGGAACGCTCTGGTTTGCCCCGAGGTTCAGCAGCAGGCTCACAGGACACAGCCCCGGCTCTCCAGGCAGGTGTTCTCCGTGTGGCCGCTGGTTGCCCTCGGTGCTGGGCGGCTGCTGAGCGTTAAATCCATCGAGTACCACGAGCACACCTCGGAGTACGGCGTGCACTGGAACTTCTTCTTCACCTTGGCGCTGGTGAGACTCGCAGCATCTCTGCTTTTAGCCACGTTCCCCAAACACAGGGTTTGGCTCgtggctctggctctggctgtgctttaccagctcctcctcagcacCACCTCTCTGAAGGCGTTCATCCTGCACGGGAGCGACGGCAGAGACTCCCGGCTCGGCTTCCTGGATGCCAACAGGGAAGGGCTGCTCTCCTTCTGTGGCTACCTGGCCATCTACCTGGCGAGCGTGCAggtggggctgtggctgcaggggcgCAGGAGCTCGGTGAGGGGCTGGCTGCAAGCCCTGagggggctggccctgcccctcgtggggctgtgggtgctgctgcagctgtgccaggcgTGCGGCGAGCCCGTGTCCCGCCGCCTGGCCAACCTGCCCTTCTGCACCTGGGTGCTGGcccactgcctgctgctgctggccctttTCGTGCTCGCCGACCTGGCCCTGGTGTTCACAAAGCTGCTGGTGAGGGGCTCCAGcgtgccctgctgctggaaggtTGTGCAGCCCCCTGATCCCAGGGGAAAGCGTGGGATGGAGGCTGTGCCCGTGGGAGGGCAGGACGGGCTGTCACAGCTATGCCTGATTAGTGCTATTAACAAAAACCAattactgtttttcttgctAGCGAATCTTATGACTGGTGCTGTGAACATCCTGATAGACACAATCCACAGCAAGGCTGCCTTTACGTTATGCATACTGCACTTGTACATGTTTTTGAACTGTTTAATTATGTATATACTGCATGCCAGAAATGTAGTATTAAAGTTTTGGTGA
- the GGNBP2 gene encoding gametogenetin-binding protein 2 isoform X2 — translation MARLVAVCRDGEEEFPFEKRQIPLYIDDTLTMVMEFPDNVLNLDGHQNNSTQLKQFIQRHSMLKQQDLNIAMMVTSREVLSALSQLVPCVGCRRSVERLFSQLVESGNPALEPLTVGPKGVLSVTRSCMTDAKKLYTLFYVHGSKLNDMIDAIPKSKKNKRCQLHSLDTHKPKPLGGCWMDVWELMSQECRDEVVLIDSSCLLETLETYLRKHRFCTDCKNKVLRAYNILIGELDCSKEKGYCAALYEGLRCCPHERHIHVCCETDFIAHLLGRAEPEFAGGRRERHAKTIDIAQEEVLTCLGIHLYERLHRIWQKLRAEEQTWQMLFYLGVDALRKSFEMAVEKVQGISRLEQLCEEFSEEERVRELKQEKKRQKRKNRRKNKCVCEIPAPLQAAEEKEINQAKENSNFTESSCKACGSTEEANNCVEVIVTNESTSCTCPSSGTLLGSPKIKKGLSPHCTGSDCGYSSSMEGSETGSREGSDVACTEGICNHDENGDDACVHRCDDKEEDGDSCVECWANAEESNTKGKNKKKKKKSKALKCENDHIQKLGSCLADAGSRESSGNLTHTEFHRDKTKDTHAESCCSADKSGQQLPWFEHMKNVSQFAEPTEMSLVPDTGKGAKSLVELLDESECTSDEELFISQDEIQSFMANNKSFYSNREQYRQHLKEKFNKYCRLNDHKGPVCNSWLATAGAN, via the exons atgGCGCGGCTGGTGGCGGTGTGCCGGGACGGCGAGGAGGAGTTCCCCTTCGAGAAAAGGCAGATCCCGCTCTACATCGATGACACCCTCACG ATGGTGATGGAATTTCCTGATAATGTGCTGAACCTCGATGGACACCAGAATAACAGTACACAATTGAAACAGTTCATCCAG agaCACAGCATGCTGAAGCAGCAGGACCTGAACATTGCCATGATGGTGACGTCGCGGGAGGTGCTGAGCGCACTGTCGCAGCTGGTGCCGTGCGTGGGCTGCCGGCGCAGCGTGGAGCgcctcttctcccagctggTGGAGTCGGGGAACCCTGCCCTGGAGCCCCTCACCGTGGGGCCCAAGGGGGTGCTCTCAGTCACCCGCAGCTGCATGACTGATGCCAAGAAGCTTTACACGCTCTTCTACGTGCACGG GTCCAAACTGAACGACATGATTGATGCAATTCCCAAAAGTAAGAAGAACAAGAGGTGTCAGCTACACTCCCTGGacacacacaaaccaaaaccTTTGGG gggctgctggatgGACGTGTGGGAGCTCATGTCCCAGGAGTGCAGGGATGAGGTGGTGCTGATCGACTCCAGCTGTCTCCTGGAGACATTGGAAACCTACCTGCGGAAACACAG GTTTTGCACCGACTGCAAGAACAAAGTGCTGCGTGCCTACAACATCCTGATCGGGGAGCTGGACTGCAGCAAGGAGAAGGGATATTGTGCTGCCCTGTACGAGGGGCTGCGCTGCTGCCCCCACGAGCGCCACATCCACGTGTGCTGCGAGACCGACTTCATCGCGCACCTCTTGGGCCGGGCCGAGCCCGAGTTCGCAGGAGG gcGGAGAGAGAGGCACGCCAAGACAATCGACATAGCCCAGGAGGAGGTTCTCACCTGCCTGGGCATCCACCTGTACGAGAGGCTGCACCGCATCTGGCAGAAGCTGCGGGCTGAGGAGCAGACGTGGCAGATGCTCTTCTACCTGGGCGTTGATGCCTTACGCAAGAGCTTTGAG ATGGCTGTGGAGAAAGTGCAGGGCATCAGTCGattggagcagctctgtgaagaGTTTTCAGAAgaagagagagtgagagagcTGAAACAGGAGAAGAAACGCCAAAAGAGGAAGAACAGAcggaaaaataaatgtgtgtgtgagatccctgctcctctgcaggcagcagaagagaaggaaatcaaTCAGGCAAAG GAGAACTCAAACTTCACGGAAAGCAGCTGCAAGGCCTGTGGTAGCACCGAAGAAGCCAACAACTGTGTAGAAGTAATTGTTACTAATGAAAGCACTTCTTGCACTTGTCCTAGTAGTGGTACTCTATTAGGCTCACCTAAAATCAAGAAAG GTTTATCTCCACACTGTACTGGCAGCGACTGTGGCTATTCCTCGAGCATGGAGGGCAGCGAAACGGGGTCCCGGGAGGGCTCGGACGTGGCCTGCACTGAGGGCATCTGCAACCATGATGAAAATG GGGACGATGCCTGCGTCCATCGCTGCGACGAcaaggaggaggatggggacagCTGTGTGGAGTGCTGGGCTAATGCAGAGGAGAGTAACACAAAaggcaaaaacaaaaagaagaaaaagaaaagtaaagcCTTGAAGTGTGAGAATGACCAC ATTCAGAAGCTTGGGAGCTGTCTGGCAGATGCAGGTAGCAGAGAGAGCTCAGGAAATCTCACGCACACAGAGTTTCACCGCGACAAGACCAAAGACACACACGCTGAGAGCTGCTGTAGCGCAGACAAAAGCGGCCAGCAGTTGCCTTGGTTTGAGCATATGAAAAATGTGTCACAGTTTGCAGAACCTACAGAAATGTCACTTGTCCCTGATACTGGAAAAGGTGCCAAAAGCTTAGTGGAACTCCTC GATGAGTCCGAGTGCACTTCTGACGAGGAGCTGTTCATCTCCCAGGACGAAATCCAGTCCTTCATGGCAAACAACAAGTCTTTCTACAGCAACCGGGAGCAGTACCGGCAGCACCTGAAGGAGAAGTTCAACAAGTACTGTCGCCTCAACGACCACAAGGGGCCGGTCTGCAACAGCTGGCTGGCAACAGCTGGAGCCAACTGA
- the GGNBP2 gene encoding gametogenetin-binding protein 2 isoform X1, which yields MARLVAVCRDGEEEFPFEKRQIPLYIDDTLTMVMEFPDNVLNLDGHQNNSTQLKQFIQRHSMLKQQDLNIAMMVTSREVLSALSQLVPCVGCRRSVERLFSQLVESGNPALEPLTVGPKGVLSVTRSCMTDAKKLYTLFYVHGSKLNDMIDAIPKSKKNKRCQLHSLDTHKPKPLGGCWMDVWELMSQECRDEVVLIDSSCLLETLETYLRKHRFCTDCKNKVLRAYNILIGELDCSKEKGYCAALYEGLRCCPHERHIHVCCETDFIAHLLGRAEPEFAGGYERRERHAKTIDIAQEEVLTCLGIHLYERLHRIWQKLRAEEQTWQMLFYLGVDALRKSFEMAVEKVQGISRLEQLCEEFSEEERVRELKQEKKRQKRKNRRKNKCVCEIPAPLQAAEEKEINQAKENSNFTESSCKACGSTEEANNCVEVIVTNESTSCTCPSSGTLLGSPKIKKGLSPHCTGSDCGYSSSMEGSETGSREGSDVACTEGICNHDENGDDACVHRCDDKEEDGDSCVECWANAEESNTKGKNKKKKKKSKALKCENDHIQKLGSCLADAGSRESSGNLTHTEFHRDKTKDTHAESCCSADKSGQQLPWFEHMKNVSQFAEPTEMSLVPDTGKGAKSLVELLDESECTSDEELFISQDEIQSFMANNKSFYSNREQYRQHLKEKFNKYCRLNDHKGPVCNSWLATAGAN from the exons atgGCGCGGCTGGTGGCGGTGTGCCGGGACGGCGAGGAGGAGTTCCCCTTCGAGAAAAGGCAGATCCCGCTCTACATCGATGACACCCTCACG ATGGTGATGGAATTTCCTGATAATGTGCTGAACCTCGATGGACACCAGAATAACAGTACACAATTGAAACAGTTCATCCAG agaCACAGCATGCTGAAGCAGCAGGACCTGAACATTGCCATGATGGTGACGTCGCGGGAGGTGCTGAGCGCACTGTCGCAGCTGGTGCCGTGCGTGGGCTGCCGGCGCAGCGTGGAGCgcctcttctcccagctggTGGAGTCGGGGAACCCTGCCCTGGAGCCCCTCACCGTGGGGCCCAAGGGGGTGCTCTCAGTCACCCGCAGCTGCATGACTGATGCCAAGAAGCTTTACACGCTCTTCTACGTGCACGG GTCCAAACTGAACGACATGATTGATGCAATTCCCAAAAGTAAGAAGAACAAGAGGTGTCAGCTACACTCCCTGGacacacacaaaccaaaaccTTTGGG gggctgctggatgGACGTGTGGGAGCTCATGTCCCAGGAGTGCAGGGATGAGGTGGTGCTGATCGACTCCAGCTGTCTCCTGGAGACATTGGAAACCTACCTGCGGAAACACAG GTTTTGCACCGACTGCAAGAACAAAGTGCTGCGTGCCTACAACATCCTGATCGGGGAGCTGGACTGCAGCAAGGAGAAGGGATATTGTGCTGCCCTGTACGAGGGGCTGCGCTGCTGCCCCCACGAGCGCCACATCCACGTGTGCTGCGAGACCGACTTCATCGCGCACCTCTTGGGCCGGGCCGAGCCCGAGTTCGCAGGAGGGTATGA gcGGAGAGAGAGGCACGCCAAGACAATCGACATAGCCCAGGAGGAGGTTCTCACCTGCCTGGGCATCCACCTGTACGAGAGGCTGCACCGCATCTGGCAGAAGCTGCGGGCTGAGGAGCAGACGTGGCAGATGCTCTTCTACCTGGGCGTTGATGCCTTACGCAAGAGCTTTGAG ATGGCTGTGGAGAAAGTGCAGGGCATCAGTCGattggagcagctctgtgaagaGTTTTCAGAAgaagagagagtgagagagcTGAAACAGGAGAAGAAACGCCAAAAGAGGAAGAACAGAcggaaaaataaatgtgtgtgtgagatccctgctcctctgcaggcagcagaagagaaggaaatcaaTCAGGCAAAG GAGAACTCAAACTTCACGGAAAGCAGCTGCAAGGCCTGTGGTAGCACCGAAGAAGCCAACAACTGTGTAGAAGTAATTGTTACTAATGAAAGCACTTCTTGCACTTGTCCTAGTAGTGGTACTCTATTAGGCTCACCTAAAATCAAGAAAG GTTTATCTCCACACTGTACTGGCAGCGACTGTGGCTATTCCTCGAGCATGGAGGGCAGCGAAACGGGGTCCCGGGAGGGCTCGGACGTGGCCTGCACTGAGGGCATCTGCAACCATGATGAAAATG GGGACGATGCCTGCGTCCATCGCTGCGACGAcaaggaggaggatggggacagCTGTGTGGAGTGCTGGGCTAATGCAGAGGAGAGTAACACAAAaggcaaaaacaaaaagaagaaaaagaaaagtaaagcCTTGAAGTGTGAGAATGACCAC ATTCAGAAGCTTGGGAGCTGTCTGGCAGATGCAGGTAGCAGAGAGAGCTCAGGAAATCTCACGCACACAGAGTTTCACCGCGACAAGACCAAAGACACACACGCTGAGAGCTGCTGTAGCGCAGACAAAAGCGGCCAGCAGTTGCCTTGGTTTGAGCATATGAAAAATGTGTCACAGTTTGCAGAACCTACAGAAATGTCACTTGTCCCTGATACTGGAAAAGGTGCCAAAAGCTTAGTGGAACTCCTC GATGAGTCCGAGTGCACTTCTGACGAGGAGCTGTTCATCTCCCAGGACGAAATCCAGTCCTTCATGGCAAACAACAAGTCTTTCTACAGCAACCGGGAGCAGTACCGGCAGCACCTGAAGGAGAAGTTCAACAAGTACTGTCGCCTCAACGACCACAAGGGGCCGGTCTGCAACAGCTGGCTGGCAACAGCTGGAGCCAACTGA
- the GGNBP2 gene encoding gametogenetin-binding protein 2 isoform X3, protein MVMEFPDNVLNLDGHQNNSTQLKQFIQRHSMLKQQDLNIAMMVTSREVLSALSQLVPCVGCRRSVERLFSQLVESGNPALEPLTVGPKGVLSVTRSCMTDAKKLYTLFYVHGSKLNDMIDAIPKSKKNKRCQLHSLDTHKPKPLGGCWMDVWELMSQECRDEVVLIDSSCLLETLETYLRKHRFCTDCKNKVLRAYNILIGELDCSKEKGYCAALYEGLRCCPHERHIHVCCETDFIAHLLGRAEPEFAGGYERRERHAKTIDIAQEEVLTCLGIHLYERLHRIWQKLRAEEQTWQMLFYLGVDALRKSFEMAVEKVQGISRLEQLCEEFSEEERVRELKQEKKRQKRKNRRKNKCVCEIPAPLQAAEEKEINQAKENSNFTESSCKACGSTEEANNCVEVIVTNESTSCTCPSSGTLLGSPKIKKGLSPHCTGSDCGYSSSMEGSETGSREGSDVACTEGICNHDENGDDACVHRCDDKEEDGDSCVECWANAEESNTKGKNKKKKKKSKALKCENDHIQKLGSCLADAGSRESSGNLTHTEFHRDKTKDTHAESCCSADKSGQQLPWFEHMKNVSQFAEPTEMSLVPDTGKGAKSLVELLDESECTSDEELFISQDEIQSFMANNKSFYSNREQYRQHLKEKFNKYCRLNDHKGPVCNSWLATAGAN, encoded by the exons ATGGTGATGGAATTTCCTGATAATGTGCTGAACCTCGATGGACACCAGAATAACAGTACACAATTGAAACAGTTCATCCAG agaCACAGCATGCTGAAGCAGCAGGACCTGAACATTGCCATGATGGTGACGTCGCGGGAGGTGCTGAGCGCACTGTCGCAGCTGGTGCCGTGCGTGGGCTGCCGGCGCAGCGTGGAGCgcctcttctcccagctggTGGAGTCGGGGAACCCTGCCCTGGAGCCCCTCACCGTGGGGCCCAAGGGGGTGCTCTCAGTCACCCGCAGCTGCATGACTGATGCCAAGAAGCTTTACACGCTCTTCTACGTGCACGG GTCCAAACTGAACGACATGATTGATGCAATTCCCAAAAGTAAGAAGAACAAGAGGTGTCAGCTACACTCCCTGGacacacacaaaccaaaaccTTTGGG gggctgctggatgGACGTGTGGGAGCTCATGTCCCAGGAGTGCAGGGATGAGGTGGTGCTGATCGACTCCAGCTGTCTCCTGGAGACATTGGAAACCTACCTGCGGAAACACAG GTTTTGCACCGACTGCAAGAACAAAGTGCTGCGTGCCTACAACATCCTGATCGGGGAGCTGGACTGCAGCAAGGAGAAGGGATATTGTGCTGCCCTGTACGAGGGGCTGCGCTGCTGCCCCCACGAGCGCCACATCCACGTGTGCTGCGAGACCGACTTCATCGCGCACCTCTTGGGCCGGGCCGAGCCCGAGTTCGCAGGAGGGTATGA gcGGAGAGAGAGGCACGCCAAGACAATCGACATAGCCCAGGAGGAGGTTCTCACCTGCCTGGGCATCCACCTGTACGAGAGGCTGCACCGCATCTGGCAGAAGCTGCGGGCTGAGGAGCAGACGTGGCAGATGCTCTTCTACCTGGGCGTTGATGCCTTACGCAAGAGCTTTGAG ATGGCTGTGGAGAAAGTGCAGGGCATCAGTCGattggagcagctctgtgaagaGTTTTCAGAAgaagagagagtgagagagcTGAAACAGGAGAAGAAACGCCAAAAGAGGAAGAACAGAcggaaaaataaatgtgtgtgtgagatccctgctcctctgcaggcagcagaagagaaggaaatcaaTCAGGCAAAG GAGAACTCAAACTTCACGGAAAGCAGCTGCAAGGCCTGTGGTAGCACCGAAGAAGCCAACAACTGTGTAGAAGTAATTGTTACTAATGAAAGCACTTCTTGCACTTGTCCTAGTAGTGGTACTCTATTAGGCTCACCTAAAATCAAGAAAG GTTTATCTCCACACTGTACTGGCAGCGACTGTGGCTATTCCTCGAGCATGGAGGGCAGCGAAACGGGGTCCCGGGAGGGCTCGGACGTGGCCTGCACTGAGGGCATCTGCAACCATGATGAAAATG GGGACGATGCCTGCGTCCATCGCTGCGACGAcaaggaggaggatggggacagCTGTGTGGAGTGCTGGGCTAATGCAGAGGAGAGTAACACAAAaggcaaaaacaaaaagaagaaaaagaaaagtaaagcCTTGAAGTGTGAGAATGACCAC ATTCAGAAGCTTGGGAGCTGTCTGGCAGATGCAGGTAGCAGAGAGAGCTCAGGAAATCTCACGCACACAGAGTTTCACCGCGACAAGACCAAAGACACACACGCTGAGAGCTGCTGTAGCGCAGACAAAAGCGGCCAGCAGTTGCCTTGGTTTGAGCATATGAAAAATGTGTCACAGTTTGCAGAACCTACAGAAATGTCACTTGTCCCTGATACTGGAAAAGGTGCCAAAAGCTTAGTGGAACTCCTC GATGAGTCCGAGTGCACTTCTGACGAGGAGCTGTTCATCTCCCAGGACGAAATCCAGTCCTTCATGGCAAACAACAAGTCTTTCTACAGCAACCGGGAGCAGTACCGGCAGCACCTGAAGGAGAAGTTCAACAAGTACTGTCGCCTCAACGACCACAAGGGGCCGGTCTGCAACAGCTGGCTGGCAACAGCTGGAGCCAACTGA
- the DHRS11 gene encoding dehydrogenase/reductase SDR family member 11 yields the protein MERWTGRVALVTGASVGIGAAVARALVQHGMKVVGCARSVDKIEKLAAECQSAGYPGTLIPYKCDLSNEEEILSMFSAIKTLHQGVDVCINNAGLARPEPLLSGRTEGWRTMIDVNVMAVSICTREAYQSMKERNIDDGHIININSMNGHSVVPQSVVHFYSATKYAVTALTEGLRQELREARTHIRATCISPGLVETGFAFKLHDNDPERAAATYESIRCLKAEDMANAVIYVLSAPPHVQIGDIQMRPTEQIS from the exons ATGGAGCGCTGGACCGGCCGCGTCGCGCTGGTCACCGGCGCCTCCGTGGGCATCGGCGCGGCCGTGGCGCGGGCGCTGGTGCAGCACGGCATGAAGGTGGTGGGATGCGCTCGCAGCGTCGATAAGATCGAG AAGCTGGCAGCTGAGTGCCAGAGCGCCGGCTACCCGGGCACGCTGATCCCCTACAAGTGTGACCTGTCCAACGAGGAGGAGATCCTGTCCATGTTCTCGGCCATCAAGACCCTGCACCAGGGCGTGGACGTCTGCATCAACAACGCGGGGCTGGCCCGGCCCGAGCCCCTGCTCTCGGGGAGGACAGAGGGCTGGAGGACCATGATAGAT GTCAATGTGATGGCTGTGAGCATCTGCACGAGGGAGGCCTATCAGTCCATGAAGGAGAGGAACATCGACGATGGGCATATAATTAACATTAACAG CATGAACGGGCACAGCGTGGTGCCCCAGTCCGTGGTGCACTTCTACAGTGCCACCAAGTACGCGGTGACGGCGCTGACCGAGGGGCTGCGGCAGGAGCTGCGCGAGGCCAGGACGCACATCCGAGCCACA TGTATATCTCCAGGACTGGTGGAAACAGGATTTGCTTTTAAACTTCATGATAACGACCCCgagagagctgctgccacctACGAGAGCATTCGG TGTCTCAAGGCTGAAGACATGGCCAACGCTGTCATCTATGTCCTCAGTGCCCCTCCTCACGTTCAG ATCGGGGATATTCAGATGAGGCCCACGGAGCAGATCTCGTag